From Pectinophora gossypiella chromosome 18, ilPecGoss1.1, whole genome shotgun sequence, one genomic window encodes:
- the LOC126375177 gene encoding ras-related protein Rab-8A, whose amino-acid sequence MAKTYDYLFKLLLIGDSGVGKTSILFRFSEDAFNISFISTIGIDFKIRTIDLEGKKVKLQIWDTAGQERFRTITTAYYRGSMGIMLVYDVTNEKSFENIKNWIRNIEENASADVEKMILGNKCDLEAKRQVSKERGEQLAIEYQIKFVETSAKDSLNVEYAFYTLAKDIKAKMEKKQEASNPQARTGAHQLKANEQQRKPTSWLSRCSIL is encoded by the exons ATGGCAAAAACTtacgattatttatttaaattactcttGATAGGTGATTCTGGAGTGGGTAAAACTTCTatattatttagattttcaGAAGATGCTTTCAATATCTCATTCATATCGACTATTG GAATCGACTTCAAAATTCGGACGATAGACCTTGAAGGGAAAAAAGTGAAGCTACAAATATG GGATACCGCAGGCCAAGAGAGATTCCGTACCATAACCACTGCATATTACCGTGGTTCTATGGGCATCATGCTAGTGTATGATGTGACAAATGAGAAGAGCTTCGAGAACATAAAAAACTGGATCCGAAACATAGAGGAAAATGCCAGTGCTGATGTTGAAAAGATGATTCTTGGCAACAAGTGTGATCTGGAAGCTAAAAGACAA gTATCAAAAGAGAGAGGTGAACAATTAGCTATAGAGTATCAGATAAAATTTGTAGAAACTTCGGCTAAGGACTCACTAAATGTTGAATACGCGTTTTATACTCTTGCAAAAGACATCAAAGCAAAGATGGAGAAAAAACAG GAGGCGAGTAACCCGCAGGCGCGGACGGGCGCGCACCAGCTGAAAGCGAACGAGCAGCAGCGCAAGCCCACGTCGTGGCTGTCCCGCTGCTCCATCCTCTGA